AATATACTTTTTGCTAAATGTTCACTGCGCTCAACCAGTTCGTCTTTCCAGTTCCAATCAGCATTTTTTTTTATTTCAAACTCTGAACGATCCACCGTTATTTCGCTTTCTGATAACTTATATTCTTTGTTTAGGCGGCTTAAAAAAGCGTTTACTTCTGCAATCACCGGAACTCCATAAGAACTAAAAGAATGGGCTTGAATATAGCTTTTTGTTACCTTTTTAAAAGCCTTTAAAACTTTTTTTACGTCAGCACTAGGGTTTTTTACATTAATGGCTACAGACACTGCGCTGGATTTAATGCTTTTTTCTAAGTCTTTTTTTATATATTTTTCTAACAAAGTTAAAGAAATTGCATAGCGAGGGTTGTGTTTTAATAACTTTTCATACAACTGTGCTCGCAATTTAACAGGTAAGTCGGTAAAAGCATCTAGACTACTGCTTTTTTCTTTTAATTGAGAGGCCGCCTCTTTGCTTAATTTTGTCGCATTTATCATTGCAGAAACTTGAGCTGTGTCTTTTTCGCGATTTTCTTGCAATAGCTGTTTATTTCCAGAAGAAGCCTGTGACATAAGTAATTTTACTAATTTTTCTAAAGCTGGCCTGTAAGACACAGAAACATACGCTCGATTTTTTTTCTTATTCTTTTTATTCATTTTAGTTAAATCAAAAGTGTTTTTTACTGCTGCATAAGACGAGATTTTTTTTGCGGCTTTAATGTCTGAAATGCTTCCCGTTGGAGTTAATGTGTCGCCCAATATTTCGTGCAATATATAGGATTTTTTTGGGCTAGATAAAAAACTTCCCATTAAAAAATCATTAGACTCGGTTGCGCAGTTATTTGTTAAAAAATAATATTTTCCTCTATAAGTCCAAAAATCTTGCAAAGCTTTGTATATAAAAAACTTTTTTTCTTCTTGAGTAAAATTTATGGGAATGCTAGTTAAGTCGCGTAATTCTGTGCGATTATATTCGTTTTTAATGTCTGA
The window above is part of the Pseudobdellovibrionaceae bacterium genome. Proteins encoded here:
- a CDS encoding DUF4105 domain-containing protein; its protein translation is RNVKLQSGFLASLQRERQFSDSSLFSHLDNWGSSTNANTSKNIWGGDKLKLIAPAMRISALQNFSLEDSFSIYFEKFLNDKNFSCKKPAMHMYFQKIMNFSPFGIKECHNLNTKIYGDFLNKTVFDLNPNRIKEIHILLAGPGRAIMSRWGHTMFRLVVCEKGESGSDCVANSFDDVVLGFRAYVGDMEINPIKGLFGEYPSLVFPAKMSDIKNEYNRTELRDLTSIPINFTQEEKKFFIYKALQDFWTYRGKYYFLTNNCATESNDFLMGSFLSSPKKSYILHEILGDTLTPTGSISDIKAAKKISSYAAVKNTFDLTKMNKKNKKKNRAYVSVSYRPALEKLVKLLMSQASSGNKQLLQENREKDTAQVSAMINATKLSKEAASQLKEKSSSLDAFTDLPVKLRAQLYEKLLKHNPRYAISLTLLEKYIKKDLEKSIKSSAVSVAINVKNPSADVKKVLKAFKKVTKSYIQAHSFSSYGVPVIAEVNAFLSRLNKEYKLSESEITVDRSEFEIKKNADWNWKDELVERSEHLAKSIFPEWSKELIQVEQLIKSLREYPQTKTLSF